A genomic region of Bactrocera dorsalis isolate Fly_Bdor chromosome 3, ASM2337382v1, whole genome shotgun sequence contains the following coding sequences:
- the LOC105222642 gene encoding dynein regulatory complex subunit 6: MLQTSNFFIPKTMESYELNDKDYGSSPSYGELPMEIIQHIYRFLSFPDIQVAGKTCQRWREASFKIEFSKKNIVRFSKVCLSDRSSPAQDFLMSNRPFRNYHFEEVTFGPIKNIMSHIGNTAEEIIFDNVDMGDKQLYAIMSLLPKIRAITITRCSPLFMSGSFLDNIDDRLSVCINFCRIQDLSLKDNQYLSDAILLRITEMMHSIHALDLSGCHIAYHNAIQRRFYPNDVDVTPSESILTFKFIMSIISMHHQNLRSLNLSNTLIGPASLIALSDLSFKGFILQNVGLANCRQVNNISLQSFLKKQNKLLTLDLSGTICVNDSCIDVIVKNLPLLQELNISGCINITNNGSSLLGELKYLKCLNVSRCDGIQSEGLTHGVAAKPNATLLYLQMAHLQVCEEAIMALAKNLPELRVLNLSHCVNGVTDESVQCIIQNLRWLRDLSLENCFRITDVALTGINISQEVLAPNPQNSIDKLHQLSLSSLAEGNISNNSNHSIKISLRSKAEAEIVRDAIRKKAMVATYEMNLIRECDMEGYSIKQLQGLKSLYLGGCNKISDVSLKYGLKFVELQNLSLSNCQQISLTGIEQMVHTCPSIETLDLSDCESINDKAIQSITVNLTRLRALHINGCSQLTDHTLDAILVNCKNLQTLSIHRCRRIYTDIEDRLSEMSTLRDLKIDNSPNIDNACLLRLKKRLDY; the protein is encoded by the exons ATGCTACAAAcgtccaatttttttattccaaaaacaATGGAGTCTTATGAATTAAATGATAAGGATTATGGAAGTTCACCAAGTTATGGTGAATTGCCAATGGAG ATTATTCAACACATATATCGTTTCTTAAGCTTCCCAGATATACAGGTAGCCGGAAAAACTTGTCAGCGATGGCGTGAAGCTTCATTTAAGattgaattttctaaaaaaaatatagttagatTTTCAAAAGTTTGCCTATCTGACAGAAGCTCCCCTGCTCAAGACTTCCTTATGAGCAACAGACCTTTTCGCAATTACCACTTTGAAGAAGTTACTTTTGGCCCGATAAAAAACATAATGAGTCACATTGGAAATACTGCAGAGGAAATAATATTTGATAATGTTGATATGGGTGACAAACAGTTGTATGCTATAATGAGCCTTTTACCAAAAATTCGTGCAATAACTATAACTCGTTGTTCGCCGCTTTTCATGTCTGGTTCTTTTTTAGACAACATTGATGATCGCTTGTCTGTCTGCATAAATTTTTGCAGAATACAAGATCTTTCCTTGAAAGATAATCAATACTTATCAGATGCCATTTTATTACGCATTACAGAAATGATGCACAGTATTCATGCATTGGATTTATCTGGATGTCATATTGCATATCACAATGCTATTCAACGACGGTTTTATCCCAACGATGTAGACGTCACACCAAGTGAATCTATATTGACGTTTAAGTTCATTATGAGTATAATATCAATGCATCACCAAAATTTACGTAGCTTAAATCTTAGTAATACATTAATAGGTCCTGCATCACTAATTGCTTTAAGTGATCTTAGTTTCAAAGGGTTCATATTACAAAATGTGGGGCTTGCTAATTGTAGGCAAGTAAACAACATATCACTTCAgtcatttttaaaaaaacagaataagCTATTGACACTGGACTTGTCCGGCACCATCTGCGTTAATGATAGTTGCATAGATGTAATTGTAAAAAATCTTCCATTACTGCAAGAACTTAATATTTCCGGCTGCATTAATATTACAAACAATGGTTCATCATTGTTGGGTGAGCTTAAATACCTAAAATGTTTAAACGTGTCGCGCTGCGATGGTATACAATCAGAAGGCCTTACCCATGGTGTCGCAGCGAAACCAAATGCAACACTTTTATATCTGCAAATGGCTCATTTGCAGGTATGCGAAGAAGCTATAATGGCACTAGCGAAAAATCTTCCAGAACTTCGTGTTTTGAATTTATCGCATTGTGTGAATGGTGTTACCGATGAATCAGTTCAATGTATTATTCAAAACTTGCGTTGGTTAAGAGACTTGTCTTTGGAAAATTGTTTTCGG ATTACAGATGTAGCATTGACAGGCATAAATATTTCGCAAGAAGTTCTTGCGCCGAACCCACAGAATTCAATTGATAAACTACATCAACTCTCACTTTCTTCTTTAGCTGAGggaaatatttcaaacaataGCAATCATTCAATAAAGATCTCGTTAAGGAGTAAAGCCGAAGCAGAGATAGTTCGAGATGCTATAAGAAAAAAAGCCATGGTTGCAACTTATGAAATGAACTTGATTAGAGAATGTGATATGGAGGGCTACAGTATTAAACAGCTCCAAGGACTAAAGTCTTTATATTTAGGCGGTTGCAATAAAATATCAGATGTTTCTTTAAAATATGGACTAAAATTTGTGGAATTACAAAACTTATCGCTTTCAAATTGTCAACAAATTTCGCTCACAGGTATTGAGCAAATGGTACATACTTGTCCTTCAATAGAGACACTAGATCTGTCTGATTGCGAAAGTATTAATGACAAAGCTATACAATCGATTACAGTTAATCTTACTAGACTTCGAGCGTTGCATATCAATGGATGCAGCCAGCTAACTGATCACACTTTAGACGCTATTTTAGTAAACTGCAAAAATCTTCAG